A section of the Trachemys scripta elegans isolate TJP31775 chromosome 10, CAS_Tse_1.0, whole genome shotgun sequence genome encodes:
- the RASD1 gene encoding dexamethasone-induced Ras-related protein 1, which yields MRPAAMIKKLCQSESELSIPAKNCYRMVVLGSSKVGKTAIVSRFLTGRFEEQYTPTIEDFHRKFYSIRGEVYRLDILDTSGNHPFPAMRRLSILTGDVFILVFSLDNRDSFEEVQRLKQQILETKSCLKNKTKENMEVPLVICGNKGDRDFYREVEPREVEQLVGADPQKCAYFEISAKKNSSLDQMFQALFAMAKLPSEMSPDLHRKVSVQYCDMLHKKALKGKKLLKEGAEGSGGEAYGIVAPFARRPSVHSDLMYIREKAIGGGQAKDKERCVIS from the exons ATGAGACCCGCCGCCATGATCAAGAAGTTGTGCCAGAGCGAGTCCGAGCTGAGCATCCCGGCCAAGAACTGCTATCGCATGGTGGTGCTGGGCTCCTCCAAGGTGGGCAAGACGGCCATCGTCTCCCGCTTCCTGACGGGCCGCTTCGAGGAGCAGTACACGCCCACCATCGAGGACTTCCACCGCAAGTTCTACAGCATCCGCGGCGAGGTCTATCGGCTGGACATCCTGGACACGTCGGGCAACCACCCCTTCCCCGCCATGCGGCGCCTCTCCATCCTGACAG GAGATGTCTTCATCCTGGTGTTCAGCTTGGATAACCGGGACTCCTTCGAGGAGGTGCAGCGGCTGAAGCAGCAGATCCTGGAGACCAAGTCGTGCCTGAAGAACAAGACCAAGGAGAACATGGAGGTGCCCCTGGTCATCTGTGGCAACAAGGGCGACCGAGACTTCTACCGGGAGGTTGAGCCCCGGGAGGTCGAGCAGCTGGTCGGGGCAGACCCTCAGAAATGTGCCTACTTTGAGATCTCCGCCAAGAAGAACAGCAGCCTGGACCAGATGTTCCAAGCACTCTTTGCCATGGCGAAGCTGCCCAGCGAGATGAGCCCGGACCTGCACCGCAAGGTCTCGGTGCAGTACTGCGACATGCTGCACAAGAAGGCGCTCAAGGGCAAGAAGCTATTGAAGGAAGGGGCCGAGGGCAGCGGCGGGGAAGCCTACGGCATCGTGGCCCCCTTTGCCCGCCGGCCCAGCGTGCACAGTGACCTCATGTACATCCGGGAGAAGGCCATCGGCGGCGGGCAAGCCAAGGACAAGGAGCGCTGTGTGATCAGCTAg
- the MED9 gene encoding mediator of RNA polymerase II transcription subunit 9, with protein sequence MATGGAGVGVRPVEEQPPPPPLQAPQPPEQQGEQKPQLQPPPQPPPSQQPGQEDFSFLPLVHDIIKCMDKDSQDVHQVLNELKTKFQEMRKMISAMPGIGVSPEQQQQQLRSLREQVRTKNELLQKYKSLCMFEIPKE encoded by the exons ATGGCGACTGGCGGGGCCGGTGTGGGGGTGCGGCCGGTGGaggagcagccgccgccgcccccgCTCCAAGCCCCGCAGCCCCCGGAGCAGCAGGGAGAGCagaagccccagctccagccgccGCCCCAGCCGCCGCCGTCCCAGCAGCCGGGCCAGGAGGAtttctccttcctgcccctggTCCATGATATCATCAAATG catGGACAAGGACAGCCAGGATGTCCACCAGGTGCTGAACGAACTCAAGACCAAATTCCAGGAGATGAGAAAGATGATCAGCGCCATGCCCGGCATCGGCGTGAGCCccgagcagcagcaacagcagctacGCAGCCTGAGGGAGCAAGTCAGGACCAAGAACGAACTGCTGCAGAAATACAAGAGCCTTTGCATGTTTGAAATCCCCAAGGAGTAG